The following DNA comes from Verrucomicrobiota bacterium.
AGCCTAATGCACCCCGGCCTGTTCGCCCGGATGGAAAAACTCGACGATCAACCTGTCTCCCAGTTTGATGGGTGACTCCACCCGCATCGTCACCTTGAATGCGCGCTCGGACTCCTCCGCGGGTCTGTCCAGAGGAACCGATATCCGGCAGCTTCCCAACACCACATTCAGCCGCTCAAAGTCCGGTTTTGGACAAACCGTCTTAAGCTCCACCTCCTGCATCCCATCCGGCCTGTCGGATGTTCCTAAAACAACTGCTTCACCTACCTGCATCGTCTACTTACTCCACAGCGGAAAACACCGCCTGCATTTACCTTATATGACGGACTTGCCTTATGGCTCAACCAATAATTCAACGTACTTCCAAAAAAATCTGCATCGATCATCGTGCAAAATCGACTATCAAGCCGTGACCATGCTCCGGTCCCACGCCTGTGGCCAAGAGGAAGAATTTGCGGGACGGGAAACGGCAGACGGGGATGGCGGGAGGGCTGATCACGCAGGCGCCGTAAGGGGCCGCGTCCGCCCCGGCTCGGTGAGACAACCGTAAAGCCGGCGTGATGAGTGCCAGGAACTTTTTCATGATCCTTCGTTTTCGGGCGAATTGGACGGCCTAAGGTTCTCTTTTATTCGGTCCTTTGAGAAAGCGGGGTTGTAAGGACGGCACCGGCGGCTGCCCGGATCTCCGGTCGGACCGGCCCGTTCTTCATTTGCCCCGCTGGCGCCTATGCCCGACATTACCAGAGCGTCATGTCCGGCAAGGACATCATCGTAATCGGCACCTCCACCGGTGGAAGTGAAGCCCTGCAAGTGGTGGTCAGCGGGTTACCGGCTGACCTGAGGGCGGCTTTGTTCATTGTGCTCCACATCAGCGCGGACGGCCTCGGGATCCTACCGGATACTTTGGCACGCGCCGGGCGGCTGCCGGCGTCGAATGCCCAAAACTGGGAAGCGATCCGGCCCGGACGCATCTACGTGGCGCCGCCGGACCATCATCTGCTTTTGGAACGGTCCGGCCACGTGCGAATCACGCGCGGCCCCAGGGAGAACCGTTTCCGGCCCGCGGTGGACCCGCTGTTTCGGTCTGCAGCCCATGCGTTCGGACCCCGCGTCGCCGGCGTGGTGCTCACCGGTGGGTTGGATGACGGCACGGCCGGACTTTGGACGATCAAGGATCGCGGCGGTACCACCATCGTGCAGGACCCTGACGCTGCGCTGGCGCCATCCATGCCGCGCAATACGCTCGAGCACGTCACGGTAGATCACTGCGTGCCGCTGGAAGAAATTGCGCCGTTGCTGGTCCGGTTGAGCCTCCAGCCTGCAGAGACCGGACCGGCCGGGCCGGGGTCCAAGCTCCTGGAGACCGAAGTAAGCATTGCCAAGGAGGACAATGCGCTCGAGGTGGGTATCATGGAATGGGGCACGCCTTCATTATATGCCTGCCCGGAATGCCGCGGCGTCCTTTTCCAGTTGGAGGAGGGGAGCAACCTGCGATTCCGGTGCCACACCGGCCACGCGTATTCGCTGGAAACGCTGCCGGCCGAATTCTCCGAGCGGATGGAGGAAACGTTGTGGAATGCCGTCCGGTCCATGGAGGAATCGATGCTGCTGATGCAGCGCATGGCCGACCGCCTATCCGAGCACAACCACGACCAAGCCGCCCAGCGATTGTTACACGAGGCGCAGCGAACCCAGCAGAATGCCGATGTAATCCGGCAGTTGGTGACGGGGCCGTTTCGTCTAAGCGAGAGTCCGGTCCGGTAGATCCTCCTGCCTTGGACCACCGGTGAGCCGGTCGTGAATCACCGTCAGCGCTCGGGCCGTACGGCGCCTGCTTTTTGTTCAGAGCGCGGAACTCAACCGGCCCCCCGATCCGTGGCCGCCCGCCGTCAGTACGCGCCCCCGGGAATAACGGCGGCGACGCGGCGGCCTCGAACCTCGTCCGGCGCGTTTAGCAAGAAACCGATCGCGGCGGTACCGGCGGGCGGCAGGGCCATCCGATGCTCCGCGAGCATCCACGCGGTTGCCGATTGTAATTCTTCCGCCGAGACGGCGATCGTTTGATCCGGTGGAGCGCCGGCTGACCACGCCGCGCCGCCCGGCCGGCTTCGAACGGCAAAGACCCTGATCCCGGGGTCGACCGTCCTCAGGGCGTGGTTCAGGGCCAAAGACAAGGTCACGTCATCCGCCGGAACGACAACCGCATCGAGGCCGGCAAATTCCTCGAACAATTCGACGGCAATCGTGCCCACGCCGCTGAGGACCGCCGGGTGCGTGCCCGCAGGTGGCGTCAGCCATCCTCGTTCACGAGCCGACGCCAGGGCCGCCTGCTCGGCGGCCTGGGAATCGGCCTGCGGCCGGACCTCCGCCCCGTACACAGCCAATTGCCCGGCTGCCTGGGGCCCGGCCCCTTCAGTCAAAAAGGCGCAGACGGGGACGCTCAGCCGTTGGCCCGCGTAAGCCAGGCCGATCTCGCGAGGGCCCGCCGCGGTCATGACGACTCCGGCGCCCGGCTTTTCTTCACGCATCAGCCGCAACCAGTTAACGCCGGCCCGCGCTGCCCCGCCTCCCGTGTGCTGCAGGTGCTCGAATTTGATCCGGACCTCGGCCCCGGTCAGGCGCGACAGGCCCGGCGAGGGTTCGAGCGGCGTGCAGCGTACGTGCGGCTGGATCCGCAGACGGGCCGCGAGGATATCCTGAAGCTTCACGGCCGGCGCAGCCGGCGGCTGGCCAGGGTGCGTCAGCGCGTGCTCAAGCCTGGTAATCCAGGCGCGGACGCGGTCTTCCTTGAGTTTCCAATACGTCCACTGGCCGATGCGCTGGGCCGCGACCATGCCCGAGCGTTCCAGCAGGGCCAGGTATTGAGAGGTGGTTGACTGCGAGAGCTTAAGCTTGGCCTGGAGGTCCGTCACGCACACACCGATTTCCTCAGCCGGCCCCGCGGGTTGCGCCGGAAAATGGGCGCCCGGATCGCGCAGCAGATGCAAAAGGTCGAGCCGGTGCGGGTTGGCGAGGGCGTTCAAAGGCGGAAGCAGCTCGGCGGTTAACCCAGTATCCATTGCCATATCGGGATATCACAATAGCACGATGATGAGATATTGCAACATCGCGATATACCGATATACGGCGGTTTGCCGGTTTTCGGGGGCGGCGCAGGACAAAGCAGAACCGGTGCGACCGGCTGCGTTCACCCCGGGCGGGCCGAGGTTTACAGGAAGGTGGTTCCCGCCCTTGAGGCAGCCCCGGGCGGCGCCGGAGCGAAGCGGTCGTCCCGCGCGCGTAGGCGGCGGGCCCGGTTCAGCCTCAGGCGAAAGGCGCAAGAGGCGGGGAAAGCCAAAAACGGGCGACGGTTACTCCTGCCGAATCCCTTCCGGGGACACCCTCACGTTGGGAATTGCGTCAATCCAGCGCGGCCCTCTGGGTACCGCCCATTTTACGGCGTTGCGCAAAACGGTCTGAACTTCCGGCTGATAAAAGGTCGGGAACGATTCGTGCCCCGGGCGAAAATAAAAGATCCTTCCGGCGCCGCGCTTCCAGCAGCACCCCGAGCGGAACACTTCGCCACCCTGGAACCACGACATGAACACCAGTTCATCCGGCATCGGGATGCCGAACGGTTCTCCGTACATCTCCTCATGCGGGAGCTCGAAGTACCGGTCAATACCCTGGGCAATCGGGTGACTGGGATCACAGACCCAGACGCGCTCTTTTTCGCCCGCCTCGCGCCAGATCAGCGAGCCGCTGGTGCCGAGCAAGCGCCTGAAGACCTTGGAATAATGGCCGGAATGCAGTACAACCAGCCCCATTCCCTCCAGAACGCGTTTCTGGACGCGATCCACGACGGCGTCTCTCACCTCGGCGTGCGCGATGTGCCCCCACCAGACCAGCACATCGGTGTTCTCCAGGCGGGCCTCCGTCAGGCCGTGTTCCGGCTCCTGCAGGGTGGCGGTTTCGACGGACAAGGACGGCTCGGAGGCAAGTGCCTGAGCCACGCAGCCGTGGATTCCATCAGGATAAACCCTGCGAATCCTTTCAGATTTCTGCTCGTGAACGTTCTCGTTCCAGACAAGTACACGGGTTGTGCTCACCGGGAAAGAGATCGCAGCGCAAAAACCTCTGCAAACCAAATCGCGCTTTTCTTTTCGGGTACCCGAGCGGTGCGCCCGCCGGCGCGCCGACCCGGCGGGGGCGGCGTTCGGCTGGGGGAAACGTGGGGGGGGAAAGCGCGGGGTGCGGCGCGGGCGTTTAAGAAGGAAAGGATGGGGGACGGCCCGCATGACGTGCGGCCCGGGAGAGAACCCGGCGCTTCGGTATTTAACATGACGTTTATTGTATGATGTTATAGATATCCTTCTCAGGCGCGGCCCTTTCCGCCGCTGTGAATAACTTGTGAAGTTTTTCCGGGCGCTTGGATTCGCCCCCGCCGGGGCCGAAGTTATTGACAGGCCCCGTCGCCGGTGAGATGTGCCTCTCGGGTATGGACCAGCACGATTACGCTCAGCGTGGGTTCGAGAAGATCCGGGAAGACCTTGCGTTTCTTGTG
Coding sequences within:
- a CDS encoding chemotaxis protein CheB, with product MSGKDIIVIGTSTGGSEALQVVVSGLPADLRAALFIVLHISADGLGILPDTLARAGRLPASNAQNWEAIRPGRIYVAPPDHHLLLERSGHVRITRGPRENRFRPAVDPLFRSAAHAFGPRVAGVVLTGGLDDGTAGLWTIKDRGGTTIVQDPDAALAPSMPRNTLEHVTVDHCVPLEEIAPLLVRLSLQPAETGPAGPGSKLLETEVSIAKEDNALEVGIMEWGTPSLYACPECRGVLFQLEEGSNLRFRCHTGHAYSLETLPAEFSERMEETLWNAVRSMEESMLLMQRMADRLSEHNHDQAAQRLLHEAQRTQQNADVIRQLVTGPFRLSESPVR
- a CDS encoding ThuA domain-containing protein encodes the protein MRAVPHPFLLKRPRRTPRFPPPRFPQPNAAPAGSARRRAHRSGTRKEKRDLVCRGFCAAISFPVSTTRVLVWNENVHEQKSERIRRVYPDGIHGCVAQALASEPSLSVETATLQEPEHGLTEARLENTDVLVWWGHIAHAEVRDAVVDRVQKRVLEGMGLVVLHSGHYSKVFRRLLGTSGSLIWREAGEKERVWVCDPSHPIAQGIDRYFELPHEEMYGEPFGIPMPDELVFMSWFQGGEVFRSGCCWKRGAGRIFYFRPGHESFPTFYQPEVQTVLRNAVKWAVPRGPRWIDAIPNVRVSPEGIRQE
- a CDS encoding pyridoxal-phosphate dependent enzyme — its product is MAMDTGLTAELLPPLNALANPHRLDLLHLLRDPGAHFPAQPAGPAEEIGVCVTDLQAKLKLSQSTTSQYLALLERSGMVAAQRIGQWTYWKLKEDRVRAWITRLEHALTHPGQPPAAPAVKLQDILAARLRIQPHVRCTPLEPSPGLSRLTGAEVRIKFEHLQHTGGGAARAGVNWLRLMREEKPGAGVVMTAAGPREIGLAYAGQRLSVPVCAFLTEGAGPQAAGQLAVYGAEVRPQADSQAAEQAALASARERGWLTPPAGTHPAVLSGVGTIAVELFEEFAGLDAVVVPADDVTLSLALNHALRTVDPGIRVFAVRSRPGGAAWSAGAPPDQTIAVSAEELQSATAWMLAEHRMALPPAGTAAIGFLLNAPDEVRGRRVAAVIPGGAY